The Candidatus Nitrosocosmicus franklandus genome contains a region encoding:
- the trxA gene encoding thioredoxin, translating to MGNDKVTHVTTSNWESEVLKSEKPVFVDFWAEWCGPCRMVGPVVEQIAQSYSDKVKVVKLNVDENQEIAMKYGIQSIPSLLIFKGGKEIRRTIGAAPKDTYIKFINEAITS from the coding sequence ATGGGAAACGACAAAGTCACTCATGTAACGACAAGTAATTGGGAATCCGAAGTATTAAAATCGGAGAAGCCAGTGTTTGTAGACTTTTGGGCGGAATGGTGTGGTCCATGCCGCATGGTTGGCCCAGTTGTCGAACAAATAGCCCAATCATATTCGGACAAAGTAAAGGTTGTAAAATTAAATGTAGACGAAAATCAAGAAATTGCTATGAAATACGGCATTCAGTCGATTCCTTCGTTGCTAATTTTCAAAGGCGGAAAAGAGATAAGACGAACGATTGGTGCAGCACCCAAAGATACATATATCAAGTTCATTAACGAGGCAATCACGTCGTAG